Part of the Labrus bergylta chromosome 19, fLabBer1.1, whole genome shotgun sequence genome, cgggattctttatttatctcagAAGGCTCATCACTTCTAAACTTATTTCAAGAAGATGTTTGATCATTGATGAAAAGTGATGCATTACTTGCATCTGCCAAATATTTAGAGTAGAGAAAAAGTgtttaataaaattaaaataactataataaaaatacattacaCTTATAACgacacaaaatatattaaaactaaTCTATGTATACCTTTTCTATATGCAGAATAAACCTTGGCTAAGTAATGCATATGGTGATTGCACtgcatgaattaaaaacatgtatttaaatctAAGATTAAAtcatgtaaatgtttgtaaatACTGTATATCTTACGTTTTGCCCCCAGAAGTCATGAATAACTTCAAGTGAGCTAACAAAGAGAGAATTGACTGACAATCTTATAATCCATCATTTTGAATAGAAAGTATAAATTTACTAATGtatctctttttcctttttgaaagcgtctatttatttatttatttattagaggagagaaaaaaaatgactctgAAAAACAGTGTCGAACCATGTCCTGTTTTGCCTATTTATCCTGTCTGTTTTGATTATGCATTTAAATCAGTCTTTTATCGTCAGGCAGATAATCGTCAGTTCcgattgtttctttttgttcacGGCAGCTTGACAAATCAATCCGCCTCCGTGCGCGCTCCCGCTCCCACGCGAGTCCGCGCAAAGTGTGTGCTCTCTGAGGCATGGCTTTGATGATACTGTAGACTACaaaggaagtgcaaaaaaagaaagaggactGCCAAATTAatcttgctttaaaaaaaaaaaaaagaagtgtgcaGTCTGATTCCACGAGTTATTTCCCTGAAGTAAGTGATTTACAGTCTAGGCACTCCAAGACACTTAGTGATATTTACAGCAGTGGAGTTCATGAGTTCTGTGCTGTGGTGACCTGAGCTCTGACGGCAAGGGGATACACTAGATTATATCAATATATAAATAGATTTTTCCACAGTTATTTTCAAACATTAGGACTACTTCTGTAGTTGAACTGATCAGTAGATTTATGAAACATCATGTTGTACCCCCTAAACATTTGGTGCGtcttctaaaaaaataaataaagaaaacatccaGATGGTGTCACTAAATCACATTTCTCTTAAATACTCACAAATTCACACCATCAGAAAATGATTGTCCGTCTTTTCGATCAAGTCAATGACGCGGAACCTTTGACTGACTCGATGTTTCCCTTACGACGGGGGCAGTGGCGGACGCGTCGCTGCTCAACATGCGCCATTGAAAACAAACGTAACCGACTCGGTGGTTTACCGCTTCACTTTGATAAAGACGGGTATTTTAAACCCCCGTGTCTTGTCTTTAGTgaatttaacacacacatttaaaaacaatggaGACTATTTTAGAGCAGCAGCGTCGCTACCACGAAGAGAAAGAGCGGCTGATGGACGCGAAGACGAAAGAAATGTTACACAAGAAGTCCACGGTGAGCTTGTTCGCTTTTCGCGCTAGCGTTAGCATCAATGCTAATCAGGAGAACGCAGAATTAAAACATCTGGAAGTTTACTCACTCTGaccttgatttattttctttttttccgaCAGCTGAGGGATCAAATCAACTCTGACCACCGAACAAGAGCGATGCTGGATGTGAGaaagattgttttgtttgttttttcactgcTAATATTTACTCTGCAGCGTTAGTATTGGTTATTAGAACGTTAACGTTGCTATGGTTTTTAGAACGTTAACGTTGCTATGGTTATTAGAACGTTAACGTTGCTATGGTGACACTTAACTATAGTTAACCGGCTGACTTATCCacaccttttttaaaagttgttttctgtTATTTAGTCATTTAAAGTTTAGACTTGTATTTCCTCAAATGTTGTAGCTGACCTCAGGAAAGTGTCGCTCGAAGATATCTACACTAAACTTAATGttatagaataaaatagaatagaatgactttattgatcccaaactgggaaattgtggcgttacagcagcaggttatccaaacacacaatatgagtaaaaaacacacaatgttagcaaatctaaacacaatgtaatattaactacaaagtaaataagtactaaaagatatcaaaaataagaatgtgaatatatacaaccaggatttaactaaacattactagtTTTAAtatgaagattaaatatggcagattgaatgtaaatgtgcaaaaacagagttgtagatggtaataaattaaatatgaaagataaaatgtaaatgtgcaaaaacagagtagtaaatggacagtattgacataagttaaagtgcatgagtgttttttttatatttttcttataCATAAATGAACTGCCCTTAAAGCATTACACATGTAGGTCAAGTCTGTCTCTATATTGTTCGTATCTTCTTGTCTGAGTTTCTTAAATGGTTCAGGCACATTAAGTGTTGTGATACTTGCAGTCATAATACAGCCAGCAGTCGGATGTTTTGTGCTCTGCTTTTAAGAGAGCAACAAGCCCCAGAATGCAGATTTAAAAAGCTGCTTGTTAGATTTTAAAGGATGGAAAAAAGATGtcaagagagcgagagagagagaactcaATAACACAAGTTAAAAGTTTGGACACAGCTGATTGAAATGCACCTCATTATCTTTAAGACATTCTGATGTAAAGGCTTCTGCTTAAATGCTTGACATGTGTTTcttatttaaatagaaatagtgAAGTTGATGCCTATGCATGCATGCCTTGATttccaaaacaaaagttttattgtttttaatatttactattctaaaatgtggaaactagtaaaaaagaaagacaaattcTTTTATTAGTAGGTGTGCCCTAGAAACAGCTCACAGTAACTATATTATAGTAATATACTGTTTTATTGATAATactgtttctgttgtgtgtcCAAACTTTTGACTGGTGGTGTATTTCTAAGTTGTATGGACATCTTTAAcagtctgtttgtcttttcacaGAGATATATGGATGTGAGCGCAAACCTCCGAGACTCCTATGAAGACAAAGATGGGTGAGTAGCTCTGCCTTAAATCCAGATGTGTTTTAATGATCCTTTTAATGACAGAAGGAGAACGTTACTCGTAGAAAATCGTTAGAtgtttttagttgttgttgttctcttcAAATGTTTCATCTTCCTGACAGAATGAGGAGGGACGAACTTGCTGCCATCTCAGGACCAAACGAGTTTGCAGAGTTCTACAACAGACTGAAACAGATAAAGGAGTTTCACAGGAAGCACCCAAATGAGGTAGTTACCCTTTACACTTCTAATGGTTGCACTTATTAAACCCTTAAAAACCTGAACAGTAACAATGCACTGCCGTGTGTTTCCTGTAGATTTCCATTCCCATGTCTGCGGAGTTCGAGGAGCTGATGAAGGCCAGAGAAAACCCCACTGAGGAGGCTCAGAGTAGGTTCTAACCTTATTCAAATATGAACTCGAGTTTGCCTGGTGTGACAGATCATTGAGTGATATCTGTTCTCTTTCACAGACCTGGTGGAGTTCTCTGACGAGGAAGGATACGGCCGCTACCTGGACCTCCACGACTGCTACCTGAAGTTCATCAACCTGAAGGGAGCTGAGGTAACGatcctttaaagtctttatcatTTCTACCGCTGCTCCTCCAACACTTTTTAAACCGTgatctcttttctttccctgcAGAAACTCGAGTACATCGCTTACCTGTCTTCATTCGACCAGCTGTTTGACATCCCCAAGGACAGGAAGAACGCTGAATACAAAAAGTAGGTCCATCATATTCACTCCATTTACCACTGAGCTTTCAATCCTTTTTAATTTCAACTGTAAAGACGAGGAAACTAATCAATCAGGCTGATGTTCTGAGTGATAATCGGCATaaatgtgtagattgtggctgcacTCTGCTGTCAAACAAACGTGATGTGTCGGCCGTGTGTGCGCAGGTATTTGGAGATGCTGTTGGAGTATCTGCAGGACTACACAGACCGGGTCAAACCTCTGCTGGACCAGAACGAGCTCTACGGCAAAGTGCTGTCGGACTTTGAGAAAAAATGGGAGATTGGGAATTTTCCCGGCTGGCCTGTAAGTTCTCCTCACTGTTCTTTATATGTGATGATGGTTTCTGGTGTTCTAGTCTTTGTTCTTATCAGACCTGTTctttgttcacctttttttagaaagaaacGAGCAGTGCTTTGACGCATGCTGGAGCTCATCTGGACCTCTCTGCCTTCTCCTCTTGGGAGGTAAAACTCTTAAATATTTAGATTGATCATTTCATTTTAACGCTCCGGGATCTTATTCATACTGATGTGTCTGTTCTAATGCTTTTCCACAGGAGTTGGCCTCCTTGGGTCTGGACAGATTGAAGTCTGCCCTCATGGCTCTAGGACTTAAATGTGGAGGGTGAggatgttgggttttttttgcatcccagaaagaaaaaaaacatcaaagacaatTGAATAATTACCAAACCAGAGACGTAAGGTTACCTCCTTTAATGAGCTCGATACCCTTTGGAGACACTTCACTACTTTGCTCAGTTTTCTGTCACAGAAAGGCCGTAGACCTGTCAAAAAGCACAATATTTAGTTTCTTAATCTTCTATAGCGGAACACTATATTGACTGAgtttgtttgcgtgtgtgtgtgtgtgtgctgacaggACACTGGAGGAGAGGGCTCAGAGACTCTTCAGCACAAAAGGAAAGTCCCTGGAATCACTCGACCCGTCTCTTTTTGCCAAGAATCCCAAAGCCAAAGGCCCTAAAAAGTAAGTGGGTGTTTAAATTTCAAGCTGACAGTGTCTTATGATAGGCTTCGTTGTATAATTCATAACCTTTTCCATCCATCACCTTTTGCAGAGATGTAGAGCGTAACAAGGAAATTGGCTTCCTGGAGTCTCAGGTCTATGAATACGTGGAGATCCTCGGGGTAAGTCAGTAACTCATGGGGTTACCTCTGCTGCCAGGTTCATAAATGAAGGGTTAGAGACGACAGTTTGAGAAAAGTGGAATAGATCTAATGACTACTCTTTTTGTGTTGTCGGGGGTTCACAGGAGCAAAGGCAGCTGACTCATGAGAACGTGCAGAGGAAACAGGCCCGGACCGGGGAGGAGcgcgaggaagaggaggaggagcagctcaGTGAGAGCGAGAGCGAAGACGAAGACAACGAGATCATCTACAACCCCAAGAACCTGCCGCTGGGCTGGGACGGCAAGGTGAGGAGACACTGCTCTGTGAAAACAAGTCAAATGACAAAAGGCTTTTTAGTCGTCTGATTGGTTATgcttcaaatatttaaatgatgtgtttttgatCAAATGAAGCTGATCAAACTTTTAAGTACAATTTGAGGAAACGTTACTGAGAATCTAACAAGCcagcaaaaagaaaaggtgatCTTTGGAGCCAGGCGTCAGAGCGACTTCTGCTGATGTAGCCCGGCGCAGGGActgtggagcatgctcagaaTGCCTTGTCCAGTTTGGGTCAAATTGAGTTGTCGACATGAAGGAGTAAATCGCTTTCCAACCCCATTATCTAGGTGTGTTGGCCTGACtttgaaatattaaattaaatacaatttcagcCGGGCTAAAATGTTTACAAGCATTTTAAACGTCCAGGATTAGTCGGACTAACACACTGCATGTGAATGTTCTGTATGACAGCGCTGTTACTGCTAAACGTCCCAGTGATCCTGCATGAATCACATCAGCACTGAAAATGAGTTTATTCTGCCGTCCCATGTCAAAGCGTCCAAAGGCATCTTTATGGAAGAAACGCTGTACTGTGTGACATCATTCGATGCGTGATTCATTGAAAGATGAATGAACTCAAAATGCAGTCGTGTGTTGACTTCAATCTCAACACTTTTTAAACTCTGCAAGAAGAAAAGTTCAAATTACATAGAAAAGTCATAGAGATGAGATAAGAGGTCAAATCTGCTTTattacaccgtgtcctaacagaaCGTGAGCGTTATATATGGCATCGCGTCACGCATGACCGCACGCTGGCTGTCCACACTGAATCCGTTAAATATTGAGTTCTTTCAGTTTACCCTTGCAAACATATGACATCAAGTTCTTTTGTATTGAAGGAGGACAAAccgaagtgtggtgctttttaTTGATGATTTACTCAAACCACAACACCCAGCGGCTCGCGGTGAGCTGGGAAAAAGTTTTTCTTCGGTGCcgacacaagtcaaagctcaacattttCATCACGGCTGTGCATAATATTCATGCACCGTTATCTCCCCTTTGTAAGATGAGCCACCgagctctgttgagtgagaaaaacGAGTGTCAGTGCCGTGTAGAACCCCCTCCTTCCTCGTCTCTCTACGCGAGTGACTGAGAGGAAAATACAAACAGGGCCAGTAAAGCTGGCCGTCGCGCTGCTACTCACTACGTTGCTCACGAGCAGTGAGGACACTCTTAAGGAAATAATAGAATCAGGCTGATTTGTCGCTCCTAAAGGTGAAATTCACTTTTTACACACAGGCCGAGAAGACGGTAGTAATGAAAAAGCTTTATTCACTATGTATACCTTATCGATTGatacttctttttattttgttgcacaGAAAACTGTTCCAGCTTTTTCAAAACCCCCCAAGGTGGGAAGCATAATGACATgccttttaataaaataaagattcaaaataaaataaaaccatggTTACCATGTGGTCGCATGTGGTGTTTTTGAGAGTAACTTCACACCCGCTAAAAATCTGCGACACCATCACATCCCCTTGATTCAGTGATTTATGAGCTCGACTAATTCCAGGATTAGAAGTCATGATTTATCTGCATCCGCCGGTTTGATCTAGACATTTTAATCCGTCTGTGCAAAATCAAATCACTGGACCTCATGCACTATACATCAGACTCGTTTCATCCTTAAATTAGATTAAAACTGACGCTGTTGAGCGGAGGGCTGCGGGGTGACTCAGCATTTTGTTGGTGAAATAAGATTTGGCGGTTCAACACAAAGCTTTGCCTCTGTAGGTCAGCGTTGCAGAGAACTTCTTTCTCAGACCGccaacaggctttttttttttatcatagaaATTAAAAGTGAGGTTTTGGAGGAGGGTCCGAGAAGCGCTGACTTCAACATGAACCTGATGTATGGATTGTTTCACTGGTTTTAATCGTCAGGTTTGTTCGTTTTGGGGAGGAGAACTCTGAATAATTCTGCTCTCCTTAAAAACTTCTCAACCTGTGAACACGGAGGGCTCGTTTTCACACTCTGTGTAAAGTGTACACCCTGTGAGGCTGTTGCTCCTGCTCTGATCCGCGTGCAAAGATGCAgcaaaaaaaccaaaaccaaacagCAAATACTGAACTGACCTAATAAGGTCATGATTCTGTGTTCGTAATGATGACTGAAACTGGCAAGTTTTAGTGTCTAATCGCGTTGCTACCTGTGTTTTCTTATCTACCTCTAATACATTGTCAGAACTTTTTTTCACCTGAATGGGGGGTGTGGTCTTTTGGcgaacaggaagtgatgtttgACAGTTCTTATCAATTGTCCAGtgtatattttatattgttCATGGAGGTTATTGCAGAGggaatgaaggattttttttggaGATGTTTTTCTCCGGGGCCAGTGGAGCTTTGTAGCGTCTGCCTGATGGACGTAACAGGAAGAAGtggtggagggggtgagagaggTCGGGAAGGGTCGTCATGTGACCAGGGTGGCTCTGCTAATCACAGAGCTGTTGTACAGTTCAGTCTCGGTAGAGGACGTTTGGatgaatcattttgtgtttgctgGTGAGGGAGTTCTGCTAATTTGTATTTCCTTGtctgatttaaacattttgtgtgaaCTCATGTCTGTTTTCATCCTTTCAGCCCATTCCATACTGGCTCTATAAACTCCACGGGCTGAACATCAACTACAACTGTGAGATCTGTGGAAACTACACCTACAGGGGACCCAAAGCCTTCCAGAGACACTTTGccgtatgttgttgttgttgttgttattttaacaTCAAGGACTTTGCTATCATTGAggcctttttactttttacagtacacagcttttttttttttctcagcatgCTTCATTGTTTATGATGCTACGGTGGATTTCCTGCAGCTGaagtgttttttctgtgttgttgttctgcAGGAGTGGAGGCACGCTCACGGTATGAGGTGTCTGGGAATCCCTAACACGGCTCACTTCGCCAACGTCACACAGATCGAGGACGCCGTCTCTTGTAAGAGTCTGAAGCCTCTAATGAccttctgcttttaaaagtATTATTGAAGTTGGTTTAATGTgccgttttttttctttttttttttcattcctccAGTGTGGGCGAAACTGAAGTCCCAGAAGGCGTTGGAGCGATGGCAGCCGGACACAGAGGTGAGTCCACAAGGAATCAGGACAAACATGGGAAATAAAATACTGCTTCAAAGCAAGGCTTTAATAATAACTCAGAAGTATAATTTAATTGAATAcatatattttgtattaaaCTGCATTATATAAAGTACCAAGCTGTTGACAAGACAAGAGATACAAAGCAATCACAACAAACACTATGGATTCTCTTTTGTTcttacttaaaggagcaatctgtaagatatttactgaatcaaatcaaaaattgatcttactatatgatcagacattaaggaaacatgctctgttgaagtgctggcttctctgagaacagtgcagcagccagtatgtcctccttctaactttatttgtttggaccagagaaggtaggcgcttttaagacatcccccccacacagctgttttggacgcccctcggtttgccatatatgagagcagttatcaggtcaaaccaacaggtgttgcagcgatggaagcgggc contains:
- the sf3a3 gene encoding splicing factor 3A subunit 3; protein product: METILEQQRRYHEEKERLMDAKTKEMLHKKSTLRDQINSDHRTRAMLDRYMDVSANLRDSYEDKDGMRRDELAAISGPNEFAEFYNRLKQIKEFHRKHPNEISIPMSAEFEELMKARENPTEEAQNLVEFSDEEGYGRYLDLHDCYLKFINLKGAEKLEYIAYLSSFDQLFDIPKDRKNAEYKKYLEMLLEYLQDYTDRVKPLLDQNELYGKVLSDFEKKWEIGNFPGWPKETSSALTHAGAHLDLSAFSSWEELASLGLDRLKSALMALGLKCGGTLEERAQRLFSTKGKSLESLDPSLFAKNPKAKGPKKDVERNKEIGFLESQVYEYVEILGEQRQLTHENVQRKQARTGEEREEEEEEQLSESESEDEDNEIIYNPKNLPLGWDGKPIPYWLYKLHGLNINYNCEICGNYTYRGPKAFQRHFAEWRHAHGMRCLGIPNTAHFANVTQIEDAVSLWAKLKSQKALERWQPDTEEEYEDSSGNVVNKKTYEDLKRQGLL